Sequence from the Luteibacter aegosomaticola genome:
CACGCCAGTGAAGTAGTCCTTCTGCGGTCAGGCCGGTTGGGATGGGTGTGCCGGTTTCGGGTAGCGGCCCGCCTGCGCGGGCGAGGCTTGCCCCTCGAAGCACCAGGGTGGCGTCCGTCGGCAGCATGAAGGCGAGTCGGAGCATGGCGGCCCGCCCAGGTGCCGCGACCGTCGCGCCTGTCGCGTCGCGCCACGTCAACTGATCCAGGTGGATGGGCGCGGCAAGGCCTGTTAAGTCGGCCCTTACGAGCGGTGCGGACAAGGTTGGCCGGACGACAATGCTGAACTGCCCGGCAGGGGCGCTGGCATCCAGGCGAAGGAGATTGAGTCGGCTCAGGTCGGCTTGCCGGGTCAGTGGGAAGCCGAGTTCGCCGCGTCCGCTGCGCGTTGGCGCCACGATGAGGCCCTGTTCGCCGGACTTGATCGCAGCGTCGCCGAATACCTTTCCTGCCACCAGGTCATTAGCGTCGCGAAACCGCCATGACCAGGGTGATGTGCCGCTCGCATAGGCGGCGCGATCCATGGCGCCGGACCGCTCCATGGCGCCACGCACCACGCGGGCTGCCAGTAGTGGGAGCAGGAAGCAGCTAGCGATGGCCAGGACGGCCATCGCCAGCGCTAGCGCGCGGTAGCGGCGTGAGGGCACGTCAGCGGTCGAGCAGGGCCTCAACGCGCGCGGCGCAGATGAAATCGTTCAGGGAGAGGCCGCCCACGTCGTGGGTAGACCACAGGAGATGGCAGTGGCCGTACCCGGCCTCGATGTCCGGATGATGGTCTTCCTGATTGGCCATGAACCCCACGGCGTTGATGAAGCCGAGCGTGTGGTGGAAATCCTTGAACGGGAAATCCTTCACGATCGCCTTGCCGTCGGCGCTTACAACCCAGCCCGGCAGGTCCTTCAGGTAGCCATCGATGGCGGTGCGGTCGAGCGCGTGCTCGGCGCCTTTGCGCGGCTGGCAGTGCTGGGTGGCGAGGGGCGAGAGCGACATGGCGGCGTGTCCATCCGGAGAAAGGAGCGAAGGGTCGATGGTCGCGGTTGAATTGTCAAAAGGGCGCGCCCAGATCGAAACCGTACTAAAATGGTCTTGTTTCCCGGCGATCTCCGCGCCGGGCATGTCTTTCCGGAGTCACCATGATCGATATCACGGAACGCGCCCAGGCGCATTTCCAGCGGCTGATCGCCCAGCAGGGCGAGGATGGCCTTGGCGTGCGCCTGCGCGTCGTCTCGGCCGGCACCCCTTCGGCGCAGTGCGAGCTCGAGTTCTGCTCCACCACCGAGCTCACGGGTGATGAGTGGACCATCGAGTGCCAGGGTTTCAACCTCTACGTCGATAGCGAGAGCATGCCGTGGCTCGACCCGGCCAGCATCGATTACGAGATGACCCCTACGGGTAGCCAGCTGAACATCCGTGCGCCACGGATCAAGGGTGAGGCACCGGGTGAGGGCGCGGGCGTGGTCGAGCGCGTGAAGTATGTGCTGGAGACCGAAATCGCCCCCGGCATCGCCTCGCATGGCGGTCGCATCTCGCTGGTGGAAGTTACGGCGGAAGGCGTGGTGGTGCTTCGCTTCGGCGGTGGCTGCCATGGTTGCGGCATGGTCGATGTCACGCTGAAGAATGGCGTGGAGAAGACCCTGCGCGAACGCATCCCCGAAGTCACCGAAGTGCGCGACGTCACCGACCACGCGACGGGCGACAAGCCCTACTTCGAACGCAAAGCCGGCTAACGCCGCCCGGTAGGGGCCCACCCTGTGGGCGACATCTTTCGTAGTAGCGCGGTAGGAGCCCACCCTGTGGGCGACATCTTTCGTAGTAGCGCGGTAGGAGCCCACCCTGTGGGCGACATCTTTCGAAGCGACGCAGCAGGCCCTGCAGCTTTTCCGCGAACGGCGTCGCCCACAGGGTGGGCTCCTACGCGCGAACGGCGTCGCCCACAGGGTGGGCTCCTACGCGGAAGCTGCGAAAAAGCCCGCGGAAGCGGGCTTTTTCGTTACGGGTAACAGGGTGGATTAGTCGCCCTGTACGTGGCCCTCGAGGCCGCTGAGCTTGGTCGGCATCGTGTGGAAATACGCCGAGATGTCGTCGATATCCTGATCGGATAGCGTGGCCGCGAAGCCCTTCATGACGAGGTTGTCGCGCTTGCCGCTCTTGTACTCGTGGAGGGCTTGCTCGAGGTAGTCGGCGTACTGGCCGGCCAGGCGCGGGTACTGCGGATCGACCGAATTGCCATCCTTGCCGTGGCAGGCCACGCAGGTAGCGATCTTCTTGCTACCCGAGGCCGGGTCGCCGGCGGCAAAGGTGGTGGTGGCAGACAGCGCCAGGGCGGCGCCGATGAGAGTCAGGGTGAACCCACGGATCATCATGCGTCCTCGGCAGCTTACTGGGCGAGACTGGAAAGGTAGGCGGCGATGTCGGCGATGTCTTTATCCGACAGGCTGGCGGCCTGGGCGCCCATGGTGGGGTGCGTGCGGCCGGTACCGGGCGCCTTGAAACCCTTCTGGTAGTCCTTCAGCGCGTTGACGATGTACTGCTCGTTCTGGCCGGCGATGTGCGGCACGTGGTACGACGGGTAGACGTTGGAATAACCGGGTACGCCGTGACAACCCTGGCAGGTGTACACGAGCTGGCGTCCCCTGGTTTTGTCCCCTTCAGCGTGCGCCGTGGTGGCACACATGGCTACAGCGATCAGACCGTACAGATACAGACGCTTCATCAATGGTTCCCTGGGTACCGGGCGGGGCCGGGGGTGAAAGTAGCCATTGGAGTATAGAGGCGCCTTCCGGCGGGCGACAACCGGCGGTGCAGCAAGAGCCCTTGGCCCGGCGAATCGCGCGAAAGCGCGTTTGCGGGCTACCACTGTGCCCCGTGACCCCGATCACGTAAGCGTTCGATCGGAGTTACAGCAGCGTCCGGATGATATGGATCCCGGCGATGTACTCACCGGCGATCGTCCCAATGCACACGAGGAAGAAGTTCAGCAGTGTCCGCGCCACGCGGTTCTTCCACCAACCGGTCCAGTGCGTGATGTCATCGCGCAGCTGCTCGAAATCGACCACGCGCGGCTTGCGGATCCATGCTTCGACCATGGCGCTGACGGCGCCAGACGGGATGCCGGGGCGGAACGGCTTGATCGGGCCGGCGACAAACGCAGCGATGATGCTGAGTGGGTGGCCACCTGCAATCAGTGCGCCCAGTGCCGAGAGGCCGCCGGTCAGCAGCACCCAGTTCAACAGCGCTTCCTTGCCCAGGCTGGGGTTGCGGTAGAACGCGTAGCCGATGACGGCAAAGATCGCCAGCACGATGCCAACGGCCAGGTACTTCGGCCATTTCGCCGCCGGCGGCGTGACGGCGAGCTCATCGGCGATGGCCGACGGCACGCCGTGCTGGTGGCCCAGTTCGTGGCTCATGCCCTTGAGGTGGCCTGCGCCGATCACCACCAGTACCTTGCGGCTGGGTGCGGCGTCATCCATCCGGTCGCCGTATTCGCGCAGCTTTGCTGCCATGAACTCATCGCGCTCGGCGATCAGGGCGCGGTACAGCGGTGCCGAATCCTTCGCGAACTCGCTGAAGGAGGCCTCGAGCAGGTCGGATTGCTTGAGCTTCTCGATATCGGCTTCGGCGATGTCTTCGCGCTCGAATACGCTGCCCAGCATGCCGGCCAGCAGGCCGAAGCGCTGGAAGAAGCCTACGCTACGCCATGCTCGCTTGAGCGTGGTGCCGACCTCGCGATCGACGAGCCACACCGGCAGGCCGCGCGCATCCGCGCCATCCATCGCCGCCTTCATTTCCGCGCCGGGCTCGATGCCGTACTGCGCGGCCAGGCGCTTCTGGAACGAACCGAGCACCAGGCTCGCCGCGACCATGCCGGCCTTGCCCTGGCGGATGACCTGGAACAGATCCATCTGCTTGAAGGCCTCCGGATCGCGGATGCCGTGCGCACGGCTGGCGCACAGCTCCACGGCGACGGCATCGAAGTGCTCGGTTTCAAGCAGTGCGTTGACCGCCTCGACGCTCGCGCGCGACACATGCGCCGTGCCCAGGATGACGTAATCGACCCCATCGCGGCGCATGCGCTCGATAGGCTGGCCTTCCAGGGCCGCGGGGATGGGGGCGTCGTGCTCGGCGGACTGCATGCGCGTCGGGTGTCCTTAAGGGTTAATCGCGGTAACGCTTGGTGAGGTCGGCGTACGCATCAATGCGGCGATCACGCAGGAACGGCCAGATGCGGCGCACGTGCTCGCTGCGCTCCATGTCGACATCGACGATGAGCAGTTCGCGACCCTCGGTGCCGGCCTGGGCCAGGAACTCACCCTGCGGACCTGCGACGAAGCTGGAGCCCCAGAACTGGATGCCGCTGCCCACGCCGGAAGGGTCCGCCTCGTAACCCGTGCGGTTGCACGAGAGCAGCGGCAGCCCGTTGGCGACGGCGTGACCACGCTGCACGGTAATCCATGCCTCGCGCTGGCGCGCCTTCTCGGCGTCGTCGTCATTGGGGTCCCAGCCAATCGCAGTGGGATAGAAGAGGATGTCAGCGCCGGCCAGCGCCATCAGGCGCGCGGCTTCCGGGTACCACTGGTCCCAGCACACGAGCACGCCGAGCTTGCCCACGGAGGTCTGGATCGGCTCGAAGCCGATGTCGCCCGGCGTGAAGTAGAACTTCTCGTAGAACGCCGGATCATCGGGGATGTGCATCTTGCGGTACTTGCCCGCGATGACGGCCGAGCGATCAAAGACCACGGCGGTGTTGTGGTACAGGCCGGTGGCGCGCTTCTCGAAGATGGAAGCGATGACGACGAGCTTCAGCTCCTCGGCCAGCTTGCCGATGCGTTCGGTGCCCGGGCCGGGGATGGTCTCGGCGCGGTCGAACTCGCCCACGCTCTCGTGCTGGCAGAAGTACGGGCCGTTGTGCAGTTCCTGCAGCAGTACCAGTTCAACACCGGCTTTCGCGGCTTCGCGCAGGCCGGCCTCGATCGCGTCGAGGTTGGCATCGCGGCTACCGCGGTCGGTTTCCTGGAGGAGGGCGACCTTGAGGGTCTTGCGGGTCATGGTTGTCTTTCCTCGGAATGCTTACTTGGCGATATCGGCGGGCAGCTGCATGGTGATGCAATGCAGGCTGCCGTTCTGCCAGATGAGCGGGCGGCACGGCACCTGCACCACTTCGCGGCCCGGATGGGCCAGCCCGATGATCCGGGCCGCTTCCGCATCGACGCGGTCGCCATACGCCGGCACCAGCACTGCGCCATTCACGATCAGGTAGTTCGCGTAGGACGCTGCCAGGCGGCGGCCTTCGTCGATGATCGGCTGGGCCCAGGGCAGGGGGTGCAGCACGTACGGCTTGCCTTCCGGCGAGCGCAGTTCGGCAAGTTCCGAGGCCATCTGGCCCAGTTCTTCGAAATGCGGATCGCTGGCGTCGTCGCAGGCCTGGAAGACGATGCCGCCATCCGGGCTGAAGCGCGCGAGCGTATCGATATGGGCGTCGGTGTCGTCGCCTTCAAGGTAGCCATGCTCCAGCCACAGCACGCGATCGGCGTGCAGGGTGGTCGCCAGCGTGTCGGTCATCGATTCGCGGGAAAGGTCTGGGTGGCGCTGCACCAGGCACTTCCACGTGGTGAGGATCGTGCCCTTGCCATCGCTCTCGATGCCGCCGCCTTCCAGCGCCCAGTCGATGCGCTTGTGCGGCAGGCCGCTGAGCACGCCGCGCTGGAGCAGGCCGGCGATGATCGCGTCATCCTGCTCGGCACCGAACTTGCCGCCCCAGCCGGTGAAGCGGTAATCGTTGAGCAGCACGCCGTTCGGGCCGGTCAGGGTGATCGGACCGGAGTCGCGCAGCCAGGTGTCGTCGTAGGGCAGTTCGATGAAGTGCACGCGCGCCATATCGGCGCCGGCCTCTTCGATGGCCAGGCGTGCGCGTTCGCGCAGTTCGGCATCGGCCACGATGATGTGCAGCGGCTCGAAGCGGGTGACGGCGGCCGCCAGGGCCACGTAGGTGGTTTCCACCCCCGCCAGGCGCTCGGCCCAGTCGGTACCGTCGTGCGGCCAGGCGATAAGGACGCCGGCCTGCGGCTCCCACTCGGCGGGGAGGCGGTAAGAAGCGGAGTTGGTCATGGCGGGTGGGGTCATGAAGGGAAGCCCGCTATTGTAAGGCTTCCCGATGACCGTTGCCCGACCGTGTTATTTCGGGCTTTGCGGGTTGGTGTTGTTGCCCGCCGGGGTGTTCAGCACCGTGTGGATCACGTGGCTCTTCTCGAAATAGACGATATAGCCCGGATACATCCAGCGGTTGATCACCGGCTGCTTGCTGCTGCCGCCGCCACGGGAATCGAGCTTCGAGGTCGGCGCGCCAAAACGGCGCTCCACGTCGGCCATGCTCATGCCCTTGGTGGGCAGGTTCATGCCCTTTTCCTGCTGCACGCGCTGCATCAGGAGGGTATCGCCGGCACGGGCGGAAGGCGCTGCGGCCACGGCCACGAGGGCCAGGGCGATCGCGGTGAAAACAGGCTTGATGGTGTTCATGATGGCTCCGTCGCGCTCCCCATGCGGCGCAGGACAGCGTTTTAACAGATCGCCCGATATCGCGCCATGGGCGGCGCCCGGCCGTCTTCACGGCTGTGGGCTAAGTCGCACTTGGGCGACGCGAGCGGGCAGGGCAGCTATCATGCGCAGTCGCCTTTCGCCTTCTTCGGCCCGCCATGATCTCGTTTCGTAACCTCGCCCTGCGCCGGGGCACCCGTACCTTGCTCGATAAGATGGACCTGACCATCCAGACCGGATGGAGCCTGGCCGTCATCGGCCGCAACGGCTGCGGCAAATCCACCCTGTTCGCCGCCCTCAAGGGCGAGCTGGAGCCGGAGAAGGGCGATCTCGACATGCCGTCGAAGGTGCGCATGGCCTCGGTGGCCCAGGAAACCCCGGCGCTGCCTGATGCTGCGATCGACTACGTGCTCGGCGGCGATGTGGATGTGGCTGCCGCCTTGAAGGCCGAGCAGGACGCCTACGATGCCGGCGATCTCGAGGCCGTGGCCATGGCTCACCTGCGCATCGAAGAGGTCAACGGCTATGACGGCCGCGCCCGTGCGGGCCGCCTCCTGCATGGCCTGGGTTTTTCCCCCGAAACCCACGAACAGGCGGTCGCCTCGTTCTCGGGTGGCTGGCGCGTGCGCCTCAACCTGGCTCGCGCGCTCATGGCGCCGTCGGACCTGCTGCTGCTCGACGAGCCCACCAACCATCTCGACCTCGATGCGGTCCTTTGGCTGGAAGAATGGCTGCGCCGCTACCAGGGCACGCTGCTGATCATTTCGCATGACCGCGAGTTCCTCGATGCGGTTACGACGCACACGATGCACCTGCACGACGGCACGGCGAAGCTCTATACGGGCAATTACTCGCAGTTCGAACGCCAGCGTGCCGAGCACCTCCGCCAGCAGCAGATCGCGCATGTGCGCGAGCAGGCCGAGCGTGCGCACCTGCAGTCCTTCATCGACCGCTTCAAGGCCAAAGCCAGCAAGGCCAAGCAGGCGCAGTCGCGCATGAAGCGCCTGGAAAAGATGAGTGGTACCGAGGCCGTGCGCGCCGAACGGCCCTTCAGCTTCAGCTTCCCCAAGCCGGACCGCCTGCCAACGTCCATGCTGCGCCTCGATCATGTCGATGCGGGCTATGGCGATCGCGTGGTGCTGAAGGACATCGCCTTTGGCCTGGAAGCGGGCGACCGCATCGGCCTGCTCGGTCCGAACGGTGCGGGTAAGTCGACCATGGTGAAGTCGCTGGTCGGCGAACTCGAGCCGATGACCGGCGA
This genomic interval carries:
- a CDS encoding c-type cytochrome → MKRLYLYGLIAVAMCATTAHAEGDKTRGRQLVYTCQGCHGVPGYSNVYPSYHVPHIAGQNEQYIVNALKDYQKGFKAPGTGRTHPTMGAQAASLSDKDIADIAAYLSSLAQ
- a CDS encoding NfuA family Fe-S biogenesis protein, whose protein sequence is MIDITERAQAHFQRLIAQQGEDGLGVRLRVVSAGTPSAQCELEFCSTTELTGDEWTIECQGFNLYVDSESMPWLDPASIDYEMTPTGSQLNIRAPRIKGEAPGEGAGVVERVKYVLETEIAPGIASHGGRISLVEVTAEGVVVLRFGGGCHGCGMVDVTLKNGVEKTLRERIPEVTEVRDVTDHATGDKPYFERKAG
- a CDS encoding cytochrome c, whose translation is MMIRGFTLTLIGAALALSATTTFAAGDPASGSKKIATCVACHGKDGNSVDPQYPRLAGQYADYLEQALHEYKSGKRDNLVMKGFAATLSDQDIDDISAYFHTMPTKLSGLEGHVQGD
- a CDS encoding carbon-nitrogen hydrolase, giving the protein MTRKTLKVALLQETDRGSRDANLDAIEAGLREAAKAGVELVLLQELHNGPYFCQHESVGEFDRAETIPGPGTERIGKLAEELKLVVIASIFEKRATGLYHNTAVVFDRSAVIAGKYRKMHIPDDPAFYEKFYFTPGDIGFEPIQTSVGKLGVLVCWDQWYPEAARLMALAGADILFYPTAIGWDPNDDDAEKARQREAWITVQRGHAVANGLPLLSCNRTGYEADPSGVGSGIQFWGSSFVAGPQGEFLAQAGTEGRELLIVDVDMERSEHVRRIWPFLRDRRIDAYADLTKRYRD
- a CDS encoding TraB/GumN family protein, translating into MQSAEHDAPIPAALEGQPIERMRRDGVDYVILGTAHVSRASVEAVNALLETEHFDAVAVELCASRAHGIRDPEAFKQMDLFQVIRQGKAGMVAASLVLGSFQKRLAAQYGIEPGAEMKAAMDGADARGLPVWLVDREVGTTLKRAWRSVGFFQRFGLLAGMLGSVFEREDIAEADIEKLKQSDLLEASFSEFAKDSAPLYRALIAERDEFMAAKLREYGDRMDDAAPSRKVLVVIGAGHLKGMSHELGHQHGVPSAIADELAVTPPAAKWPKYLAVGIVLAIFAVIGYAFYRNPSLGKEALLNWVLLTGGLSALGALIAGGHPLSIIAAFVAGPIKPFRPGIPSGAVSAMVEAWIRKPRVVDFEQLRDDITHWTGWWKNRVARTLLNFFLVCIGTIAGEYIAGIHIIRTLL
- a CDS encoding ABC-F family ATP-binding cassette domain-containing protein, giving the protein MISFRNLALRRGTRTLLDKMDLTIQTGWSLAVIGRNGCGKSTLFAALKGELEPEKGDLDMPSKVRMASVAQETPALPDAAIDYVLGGDVDVAAALKAEQDAYDAGDLEAVAMAHLRIEEVNGYDGRARAGRLLHGLGFSPETHEQAVASFSGGWRVRLNLARALMAPSDLLLLDEPTNHLDLDAVLWLEEWLRRYQGTLLIISHDREFLDAVTTHTMHLHDGTAKLYTGNYSQFERQRAEHLRQQQIAHVREQAERAHLQSFIDRFKAKASKAKQAQSRMKRLEKMSGTEAVRAERPFSFSFPKPDRLPTSMLRLDHVDAGYGDRVVLKDIAFGLEAGDRIGLLGPNGAGKSTMVKSLVGELEPMTGERPFHKDLKIGYFAQHTVESLHDGWSAFDHLQDKAPNAGQQALRDYLGTWNFPADRVFEHVDAFSGGERARLALALIAWDKPNLLLLDEPTNHLDLDMREALADALSDFDGALVLVSHDRHLLGMVCDEFWRVADGDVSPFDGDLDDYAKWLRTRATTRKTAAVASAPADAPVKEKAKEKRKLTAEEREKEKPLRARVKKIESLVEAMDKELTSIETKLADPAVYGGPTAELARLGQRQAELRGEKESLEFEWMELLEKIED
- a CDS encoding agmatine deiminase family protein, whose amino-acid sequence is MTPPAMTNSASYRLPAEWEPQAGVLIAWPHDGTDWAERLAGVETTYVALAAAVTRFEPLHIIVADAELRERARLAIEEAGADMARVHFIELPYDDTWLRDSGPITLTGPNGVLLNDYRFTGWGGKFGAEQDDAIIAGLLQRGVLSGLPHKRIDWALEGGGIESDGKGTILTTWKCLVQRHPDLSRESMTDTLATTLHADRVLWLEHGYLEGDDTDAHIDTLARFSPDGGIVFQACDDASDPHFEELGQMASELAELRSPEGKPYVLHPLPWAQPIIDEGRRLAASYANYLIVNGAVLVPAYGDRVDAEAARIIGLAHPGREVVQVPCRPLIWQNGSLHCITMQLPADIAK
- a CDS encoding 4a-hydroxytetrahydrobiopterin dehydratase; the protein is MSLSPLATQHCQPRKGAEHALDRTAIDGYLKDLPGWVVSADGKAIVKDFPFKDFHHTLGFINAVGFMANQEDHHPDIEAGYGHCHLLWSTHDVGGLSLNDFICAARVEALLDR